One window of the Camelina sativa cultivar DH55 chromosome 1, Cs, whole genome shotgun sequence genome contains the following:
- the LOC104765645 gene encoding probable thionin-2.4, protein MEGKNLIVCVLVMCLFMAQIQVDAKSCCPSTQARNIYNVCRFGGRPRPRCASISGCQIVNGSCPSGYTKDILENTGDVVNKFCKLGCVSSVCGALITLQNDASEIVNEAVKKCANACSTVCTKDSIIAVETA, encoded by the exons ATGGAAGGCAAAAATTTGATCGTATGTGTGCTTGTAATGTGTCTGTTCATGGCACAAATTCAAGTTGACGCAAAGAGCTGCTGTCCGTCCACCCAAGCTAGAAATATCTATAATGTTTGCCGCTTTGGGGGACGTCCCAGGCCAAGGTGTGCAAGCATCAGTGGCTGCCAAATCGTTAATGGGTCATGTCCTAGCGGATACACAAAAGACATTCTCGAAAACACAG gTGATGTTGTCAATAAGTTCTGCAAATTGGGATGTGTTTCCTCTGTGTGTGGTGCCTTAATCACTCTTCAGAATG ATGCTAGTGAAATCGTGAATGAAGCGGTTAAAAAATGTGCCAACGCATGTTCCACGGTATGCACCAAGGATTCGATAATTGCAGTTGAAACTGCCTAG
- the LOC104765502 gene encoding sn-2 acyl-lipid omega-3 desaturase (ferredoxin), chloroplastic-like isoform X1, whose protein sequence is MANLVLSECGIRPLPRIYTTPRSNFVSNNNKPIFKFRPLTSYKTSSPLFCSRDGFGRNWSLNVSVPLATTTPIVDESPLEEEEEEEKQRFDPGAPPPFNLADIRAAIPKHCWVKNPWKSMSYVLRDVAIVFALAAGAAYLNNWIVWPLYWLAQGTMFWALFVLGHDCGHGSFSNNPRLNNVVGHLLHSSILVPYHGWRISHRTHHQNHGHVENDESWHPMSEKIYQSLDKPTRFFRFTLPLVMLAYPFYLWARSPGKKGSHYHPESDLFLPKEKTDVLTSTACWTAMAALLICLNFVVGPVQMLKLYGIPYWINVMWLDFVTYLHHHGHEDKLPWYRGKEWSYLRGGLTTLDRDYGVINNIHHDIGTHVIHHLFPQIPHYHLVEATEAVKPVLGKYYREPDKSGPLPLHLLGILAKSIKEDHYVSDEGDVVYYKADPNMYGEIKVGAD, encoded by the exons ATGGCGAACTTGGTCTTATCAGAATGTGGTATAAGACCTCTCCCCAGAATCTACACAACACCCAGATCCAATTTCGTctctaacaacaacaaacccatCTTCAAATTCAGACCTTTGACTTCTTACAAAACATCGTCTCCTCTCTTTTGTTCACGAGATGGGTTCGGGAGGAATTGGTCTTTGAATGTGAGTGTACCATTGGCGACGACAACACCAATAGTTGATGAGTCTccattggaggaagaagaagaagaagaaaagcagagGTTTGACCCAGGTGCTCCTCCTCCGTTCAATTTAGCCGATATCAGAGCAGCTATACCTAAGCATTGTTGGGTTAAGAATCCATGGAAGTCTATGAGTTATGTTTTGAGAGATGTCGCTATCGTCTTTGCATTGGCTGCTGGAGCTGCTTACCTCAACAATTGGATTGTTTGGCCTCTCTATTGGCTCGCTCAAGGCACCATGTTTTGGGCTCTCTTTGTTCTCGGTCATGACTg CGGACATGGTAGCTTCTCAAATAATCCGAGGTTGAACAACGTGGTGGGACATCTTCTTCATTCCTCTATTCTGGTACCTTACCATGGCTG GAGAATTAGCCACAGAACTCACCACCAGAACCATGGACATGTTGAGAACGACGAATCTTGGCATCCT ATGTCTGAGAAAATCTACCAGAGTTTGGACAAACCGACTAGATTCTTTAGATTTACACTGCCTCTTGTGATGCTTGCATATCCTTTCTACTTG TGGGCTCGAAGTCCGGGGAAAAAAGGTTCTCATTACCATCCTGAAAGCGACTTGTTCCTCCCTAAAGAGAAAACGGATGTCCTCACTTCTACAGCTTGTTGGACTGCAATGGCTGCTCTGCTTATCTGCCTCAACTTCGTAGTTGGTCCAGTTCAAATGCTCAAACTTTATGGGATTCCTTATTGG ATAAATGTAATGTGGTTGGACTTTGTGACGTACCTGCATCACCATGGTCATGAAGATAAGCTCCCTTGGTACCGTGGCAAG GAATGGAGTTACCTGAGAGGAGGACTTACAACATTGGATCGTGACTATGGAGTGATCAATAACATCCATCATGACATTGGAACGCATGTGATACATCATCTTTTCCCACAGATCCCACATTATCATCTTGTAGAAGCA ACGGAAGCAGTTAAACCAGTGTTAGGGAAGTATTACAGGGAACCTGATAAGTCTGGACCTTTACCATTACACTTACTTGGAATTTTAGCAAAGAGTATTAAAGAAGATCATTACGTGAGCGACGAAGGAGATGTTGTATACTATAAAGCAGATCCAAATATGTATGGAGAGATCAAGGTGGGAGCAGATTGA
- the LOC104765502 gene encoding sn-2 acyl-lipid omega-3 desaturase (ferredoxin), chloroplastic-like isoform X2, which translates to MANLVLSECGIRPLPRIYTTPRSNFVSNNNKPIFKFRPLTSYKTSSPLFCSRDGFGRNWSLNVSVPLATTTPIVDESPLEEEEEEEKQRFDPGAPPPFNLADIRAAIPKHCWVKNPWKSMSYVLRDVAIVFALAAGAAYLNNWIVWPLYWLAQGTMFWALFVLGHDCGHGSFSNNPRLNNVVGHLLHSSILVPYHGWRISHRTHHQNHGHVENDESWHPMSEKIYQSLDKPTRFFRFTLPLVMLAYPFYLWARSPGKKGSHYHPESDLFLPKEKTDVLTSTACWTAMAALLICLNFVVGPVQMLKLYGIPYWINVMWLDFVTYLHHHGHEDKLPWYRGKEWSYLRGGLTTLDRDYGVINNIHHDIGTHVIHHLFPQIPHYHLVEATEAVKPVLGKYYREPDKSGPLPLHLLGILAKSIKEDHYVSDEGEVVYYKADPNMYGEIKVGAD; encoded by the exons ATGGCGAACTTGGTCTTATCAGAATGTGGTATAAGACCTCTCCCCAGAATCTACACAACACCCAGATCCAATTTCGTctctaacaacaacaaacccatCTTCAAATTCAGACCTTTGACTTCTTACAAAACATCGTCTCCTCTCTTTTGTTCACGAGATGGGTTCGGGAGGAATTGGTCTTTGAATGTGAGTGTACCATTGGCGACGACAACACCAATAGTTGATGAGTCTccattggaggaagaagaagaagaagaaaagcagagGTTTGACCCAGGTGCTCCTCCTCCGTTCAATTTAGCCGATATCAGAGCAGCTATACCTAAGCATTGTTGGGTTAAGAATCCATGGAAGTCTATGAGTTATGTTTTGAGAGATGTCGCTATCGTCTTTGCATTGGCTGCTGGAGCTGCTTACCTCAACAATTGGATTGTTTGGCCTCTCTATTGGCTCGCTCAAGGCACCATGTTTTGGGCTCTCTTTGTTCTCGGTCATGACTg CGGACATGGTAGCTTCTCAAATAATCCGAGGTTGAACAACGTGGTGGGACATCTTCTTCATTCCTCTATTCTGGTACCTTACCATGGCTG GAGAATTAGCCACAGAACTCACCACCAGAACCATGGACATGTTGAGAACGACGAATCTTGGCATCCT ATGTCTGAGAAAATCTACCAGAGTTTGGACAAACCGACTAGATTCTTTAGATTTACACTGCCTCTTGTGATGCTTGCATATCCTTTCTACTTG TGGGCTCGAAGTCCGGGGAAAAAAGGTTCTCATTACCATCCTGAAAGCGACTTGTTCCTCCCTAAAGAGAAAACGGATGTCCTCACTTCTACAGCTTGTTGGACTGCAATGGCTGCTCTGCTTATCTGCCTCAACTTCGTAGTTGGTCCAGTTCAAATGCTCAAACTTTATGGGATTCCTTATTGG ATAAATGTAATGTGGTTGGACTTTGTGACGTACCTGCATCACCATGGTCATGAAGATAAGCTCCCTTGGTACCGTGGCAAG GAATGGAGTTACCTGAGAGGAGGACTTACAACATTGGATCGTGACTATGGAGTGATCAATAACATCCATCATGACATTGGAACGCATGTGATACATCATCTTTTCCCACAGATCCCACATTATCATCTTGTAGAAGCA ACGGAAGCAGTTAAACCAGTGTTAGGGAAGTATTACAGGGAACCTGATAAGTCTGGACCTTTACCATTACACTTACTTGGAATTCTAGCAAAAAGTATTAAAGAAGATCATTACGTGAGCGACGAAGGAGAAGTTGTATACTATAAAGCAGATCCAAATATGTATGGAGAGATCAAAGTGGGAGCAGATTGA
- the LOC104765408 gene encoding protein SRG1-like, which translates to MNNQDESKNGFSDQEQEAKNKNGLGEKWPELIVRVQSLAESNLTTLPDRYIKPPSQRSQTTIINHQPEAAALNIPVIDLDSLFSGNEDDKKRISEACREWGFFQVINHGVKPELMDAARETWRSFFNMPVEAKEVYSNSPRTYEGYGSRLGVEKGAILDWNDYYYLHFLPLPLKDSNKWPSLPFNIREVIDEYGKELVNLGGRLMAILSSNLGLKEDQLQEAFGGEDVGACMRVNYYPKCPQPELALGLSPHSDPGGITILLPDDQVVGLQVRHGDTWITVNPLRHAFIVNLGDQVQILSNSKYKSVEHRVVVNSEKERVSLAFFYNPKSDIPIQPMQQLVTSTMPPLYPPMTFDQYRLFIRTQGPRGKSYVESHISPR; encoded by the exons ATGAACAACCAAGACGAGAGCAAGAACGGCTTCAGCGACCAAGAACAAGAAGCCAAAAACAAGAATGGCCTCGGTGAAAAGTGGCCAGAACTCATCGTCCGAGTCCAATCCCTAGCCGAGAGCAACCTCACCACCCTACCTGACCGTTACATCAAGCCGCCATCTCAACGCTCTCAAACCACCATCATCAACCACCAGCCGGAAGCTGCCGCCTTAAATATCCCGGTCATAGACCTAGACAGCCTCTTCTCCGGAAACGAAGACGACAAGAAGAGGATATCGGAGGCATGCCGTGAATGGGGATTCTTTCAG GTGATCAACCATGGGGTGAAGCCGGAGCTGATGGACGCAGCTAGAGAAACTTGGAGAAGCTTCTTCAATATGCCCGTCGAAGCCAAAGAAGTTTACTCAAACTCCCCAAGGACCTATGAAGGATACGGAAGCAGACTGGGTGTGGAAAAAGGAGCCATCCTTGATTGGAATGATTATTACTATCTCcactttcttcctcttcccttGAAGGATTCCAACAAATGGCCTTCTTTACCTTTTAACATTAG AGAAGTCATCGATGAGTATGGGAAGGAACTAGTGAACCTAGGCGGGAGACTCATGGCGATCTTATCGTCAAACTTGGGGCTAAAAGAAGACCAACTCCAAGAAGCATTTGGTGGAGAAGACGTTGGTGCATGTATGAGGGTTAACTATTATCCAAAATGCCCCCAACCGGAGCTTGCCCTCGGCCTCTCTCCTCATTCCGACCCCGGCGGCATTACCATCCTCTTGCCGGACGATCAAGTCGTCGGCCTTCAGGTCCGTCACGGTGACACATGGATCACTGTCAATCCTCTCCGCCACGCATTCATTGTTAATCTCGGCGATCAAGTTCAG ATACTTAGCAATTCGAAATACAAGAGCGTGGAACATCGAGTGGTAGTGAATTCGGAAAAAGAAAGGGTTTCACTAGCATTCTTCTACAACCCTAAGAGTGACATTCCGATCCAACCAATGCAACAACTTGTCACATCTACGATGCCTCCTTTGTATCCTCCCATGACCTTTGATCAGTATAGACTCTTTATTCGAACGCAAGGTCCACGTGGAAAATCCTACGTTGAGTCTCATATCTCCCCTCGTTAA
- the LOC104765307 gene encoding GDSL esterase/lipase CPRD49-like has protein sequence MVGPSRPQIVLFGSSIVQMSFGHGGWGAILSEVYARKADIILRGYYGWNSTRALEVVDKVFPKDAEVQPSLVVVYFGGNDSMAPHPSGLGPHVPLTEYVDNMKKIALHLQSLSDSTRLIFLSCPPVDEAKVRQNQSPYLSEVIRTNELCKTYSDACVELCQELGLEVVDLFSTLQKADDWKSVCFTDGIHLSAQGSKLVAGEILRVIKEAEWKPSLHWKSMPTEFSEDSPYDLVSADGKQTVNSSEWTYFWEEQWD, from the exons ATGGTTGGACCGTCGCGGCCTCAGATCGTTTTGTTTGGATCATCCATTGTTCAGATGAGTTTCGGCCATGGTGGCTGGGGTGCTATTCTCTCCGAGGTCTATGCTCGCAAG GCCGACATCATTCTTCGTGGATATTATGGATGGAACTCAACTCGTGCTTTGGAAGTTGTGGACAAAGTGTTCCCCAAG GATGCTGAGGTACAACCTTCTCTAGTGGTTGTCTATTTTGGAGGAAACGACTCAATGGCGCCTCACCCTTCTGGTCTAGGACCTCATGTACCGCTTACTGAATACGTTGATAACATGAAGAAGATCGCTCTTCATCTTCAG AGCCTTTCAGACTCGACACGTCTCATATTTCTTAGTTGCCCTCCAGTGGATGAGGCCAAAGTTCGTCAGAACCAAAG CCCATACTTGAGTGAGGTGATCCGCACAAACGAGCTATGCAAGACATATTCAGATGCTTGTGTGGAGCTGTGCCAAGAGCTCGGCCTAGAAGTAGTTGACCTCTTCTCTACTCTTCAAAAAGCAGATGACTGGAAAAGTGTTTGCTTCAC AGATGGGATACATTTGTCAGCACAAGGAAGCAAACTAGTGGCGGGGGAGATACTGAGAGTGATAAAAGAAGCGGAATGGAAACCGTCGCTTCACTGGAAATCGATGCCAACCGAATTCTCAGAGGACTCTCCTTATGATCTTGTTTCAGCTGATGGCAAACAGACTGTAAACTCTTCAGAATGGACTTATTTCTGGGAAGAACAATGGGACTAA
- the LOC104765219 gene encoding elongator complex protein 4-like — MAAPNVRSSGSSFSRNISVVSSPQIPGLKCGPNGTTFISTGIRDLDRILGGGYPLGSLVMVMEDPEAPHHMDLLRTFMSQGLVNNQPLLYASPSKDPRGFLGTLPHPASSKEDNKPTVPEPDHGESLRIAWQYRKYLENQKSSIDDYSNDFDMRKPLERQYLSGRPIDCVSLLDSADLSVAQDHCATFLSKFPRNSSNIASIGRIAIQSFCSPLCEYSEKETDMLSFIRLLKSMLMVSNAVAIVTFPPSLLSPSSSKRLQHMADTLLSIKAIPDGDKELEKLLTGYKDINGFLNIQKVARINTQVPVILEAKTFSMSLKKRRFLALECLNQAPVDGSSGTSYGTTGSCSGSSKSGALDF, encoded by the exons ATGGCTGCACCCAACGTTCGTAGTAGTGGAAGCAGCTTCTCTCGCAACATATCAGTTGTGTCATCACCTCAGATACCTGGTCTCAAATGCGGTCCTAATGGCACAACCTTTATTTCTACCGGGATTCGTGATCTTGACA GGATACTAGGTGGTGGTTATCCTTTGGGGAGCTTAGTAATGGTGATGGAAGATCCTGAAGCGCCGCATCATATGGATCTTTTAAGAACTTTCATGTCTCAGGGTCTTGTTAATAACCAACCACTTCTTTATGCTAGTCCTTCGAAAGATCCGAGAGGGTTTCTTGGTACTTTGCCGCATCCTGCATCATCCAAAGAGGATAATAAGCCTACTGTGCCCGAGCCTGATCAT GGAGAGAGCTTGAGGATCGCTTGGCAGTATCGGAAGTATTTGGAAAACCAGAAGAGTTCAATTG ATGATTACTCCAATGACTTTGATATGAGAAAGCCCTTGGAGAGGCAATATCTTAGCGGACGGCCAATAGATTGTGTCAGTCTGTTAGACTCTGCGGATCTTTCCGTTGCTCAGGACCACTGTGCTAcgtttttatcaaaatttccaAG AAACAGTAGTAACATCGCATCCATTGGCCGCATTGCAATCCAGTCATTCTGCTCTCCCCTGTGTGAGTATTCTGAAAAG GAAACAGACATGCTTTCGTTTATAAGATTGTTGAAAAGTATGTTGATGGTTTCGAATGCGGTAGCCATTGTCACTTTCCCGCCTTCCCTGCTCTCCCCTTCTTCCTCAAAAAGACTGCAGCACATGGCAGATACCTTACTCTCTATCAAAGCGATCCCAG ACGGTGACAAGGAATTGGAGAAACTTCTGACTGGTTACAAGGACATAAATGGATTCCTCAACATACAAAAGGTTGCTCGTATCAATACACAG GTGCCTGTAATTCTGGAGGCAAAAACCTTCTCAatgagcttgaagaagagaagattctTGGCTCTAGAGTGTCTGAATCAAGCCCCTGTAGACGGGTCCAGTGGAACATCGTACGGCACAACGGGGAGCTGCTCAGGATCATCCAAATCCGGAGCACTCGATTTTTGA